One stretch of Prunus persica cultivar Lovell chromosome G1, Prunus_persica_NCBIv2, whole genome shotgun sequence DNA includes these proteins:
- the LOC18792648 gene encoding protein DETOXIFICATION 12: MADSNMEESLLLPKYREDEQQRNKSSSDSSASTLMTWGSFFEEVKRLGCIAGPMVAVILSQYLLQVISMMMVGHLSELALSSTAIAISLSGVTGFSLFLGMASALETLCGQAYGAKQYQKLGLQTYTAIFSLNLVCLPLSLIWIYMEKILIFIGQDPVISHEAGKFTTWLLPALFAYATLQPLIRYFQTQSLIIPMLISSFAILLFHIPLCWILVFKSGLDNLGGALAISISYWLNVILLGLYMKFSSACSKTRAPISKEIFQGIGEFFRFAVPSAIMICLEWWSFELLILLSGLLPNPALETSVLSVCLQTISTLYAIPYGFGAAASTRVSNELGAGNPQGARVATCAAMFLAVTETSIITTTLFACRNVFGYTFSNEKEVIDYVTTMAPLVCLSVILDSLQGVLSGIARGTGWQHIGAYINLGAFYLCGIPVAATMAFWVQLRGRGLWIGIQVGSFVQTILLSFVTSCTNWEKQASKARERIFEGRPPELNGLCDKAESNEF; encoded by the exons ATGGCTGACTCAAACATGGAAGAGAGCTTGTTATTGCCAAAATATAGAGAAGATGAACAACAAAGGAATAAAAGCAGTAGCGATTCAAGTGCTTCTACTCTAATGACATGGGGTTCTTTCTTTGAAGAAGTGAAGAGGCTGGGTTGCATAGCAGGGCCTATGGTTGCTGTGATTCTATCTCAGTACTTGTTGCAGGTCATTTCAATGATGATGGTTGGTCACCTGAGCGAGCTTGCTCTCTCTAGCACCGCCATAGCCATCTCCCTTTCTGGGGTCACCGGCTTTAGCCTTTTT TTAGGAATGGCTAGTGCCCTGGAAACTTTATGTGGGCAAGCATATGGAGCAAAGCAATATCAGAAACTTGGACTTCAAACTTACACTGCTATATTTTCTCTCAACTTAGTTTGCCTACCTTTATCTTTGATATGGATATATATGGAGAAGATACTGATTTTCATAGGTCAAGACCCTGTAATTTCTCATGAAGCTGGCAAATTCACAACCTGGCTTCTTCCTGCTCTGTTTGCTTATGCCACTCTTCAACCACTCATTAGGTACTTTCAGACACAAAGCTTGATAATTCCCATGCTTATAAGCTCTTTCGCCATCCTATTGTTCCACATTCCTCTCTGTTGGATTCTAGTATTCAAGTCCGGATTGGATAACCTTGGAGGAGCATTAGCAATCAGTATTTCCTATTGGTTAAATGTGATTTTGCTGGGGTTATACATGAAGTTTTCCTCTGCCTGTTCAAAAACCCGAGCTCCAATTTCTAAGGAGATATTCCAAGGAATTGGAGAGTTCTTTCGCTTTGCTGTCCCTTCTGCAATAATGATATG CCTTGAGTGGTGGTCATTTGAGCTGCTCATCTTACTGTCTGGCCTTTTACCAAATCCGGCTCTTGAAACTTCAGTTCTGTCTGTATG TCTTCAGACGATTTCAACACTATATGCAATACCATATGGGTTTGGTGCTGCAGCAAG TACTAGAGTGTCAAATGAACTAGGAGCTGGTAATCCACAAGGTGCCCGTGTAGCTACTTGTGCTGCGATGTTTCTTGCAGTTACTGAGACGAGTATAATAACCACAACTCTCTTTGCCTGTCGGAATGTATTTGGTTACACCTTTAGCAATGAGAAAGAAGTCATCGATTACGTCACAACCATGGCTCCTCTAGTTTGCTTGTCTGTTATACTAGACAGCTTGCAAGGGGTCCTTTCAG GTATTGCTAGAGGAACTGGGTGGCAGCATATAGGGGCTTACATAAACCTTGGAGCATTTTATCTTTGTGGAATTCCAGTTGCTGCCACAATGGCTTTCTGGGTACAGTTAAGAGGAAGGGGCCTTTGGATTGGAATACAAGTTGGTTCTTTTGTGCAAACCATACTGCTATCTTTTGTAACAAGTTGTACAAATTGGGAAAAGCAG GCAAGTAAGGCAAGGGAGAGGATATTTGAGGGAAGGCCTCCAGAACTTAATGGATTGTGCGACAAGGCAGAAAGTAATGAGTTTTGA
- the LOC18792153 gene encoding protein DETOXIFICATION 16 isoform X1, with amino-acid sequence MKRESKSNDISRALYSIYAEFQVAKMLFFLRMAEVSASVKTPLIPNQERSHELEGATISQQGFRRGDFVEEAKLQLWLAGPLIAVSLLQYSLQVTSVMYVGHLGELALSSASMASSFASVTGFSVLLGMGSALETLCGQAYGAKQYNMLGVHMQRAMLTLLVVSIPLALIWFYTSTILMALGQDHEISTEAGTFNQWMIPSLFAFSLLQCLNRFLQTQNNVFPMMISSGITAFLHIMVCWALCFKFGLGNKGAALAISISNWVNVLLLASYVKFSLACKNTWTGFSEEALHDIFSFIKLAIPSAIMICFEYWSFEMVVLLSGLLPNPKLETSVLSISLNTCWMVYMISVGLGSAISTRVSNELGAGRPQGAQLALRVMTIMALSEGAAIATATVLVRYVWGKLYSNENEVIIYVAKMMPLLALSDFLDGFQCVLSGAARGCGWQNLCVLINLGAYYVVGIPTAVLFAFILHIGGMGLWMGIICGLLVQVTALVAVNVCTDWYEEATKAANRVQNTVLVIDKAT; translated from the exons ATGAAGAGAGAAAGCAAAAGTAATGACATTTCACGAGCATTATATAGCATATACGCagag TTTCAAGTGGCAAAGATGCTATTTTTTCTCAGAATGGCAGAAGTGAGCGCAAGTGTTAAGACTCCTCTAATTCCAAACCAAGAAAGAAGCCATGAATTAGAGGGTGCAACCATATCCCAACAAGGATTTAGAAGAGGGGATTTTGTTGAAGAAGCAAAATTGCAACTGTGGCTAGCCGGGCCTCTTATTGCAGTTAGCTTGTTGCAGTACAGTTTACAAGTCACATCAGTCATGTATGTTGGTCATCTTGGAGAGTTGGCACTTTCCAGTGCTTCCATGGCCTCTTCCTTTGCTTCAGTCACAGGATTCAGTGTCTTG TTGGGAATGGGAAGTGCATTAGAGACACTATGTGGACAAGCCTATGGAGCCAAACAGTACAACATGCTTGGAGTTCACATGCAAAGAGCAATGCTAACATTATTGGTAGTAAGCATTCCCCTAGCGCTCATTTGGTTTTACACAAGCACCATTCTCATGGCTCTAGGCCAAGACCACGAGATATCGACTGAAGCAGGAACTTTCAACCAGTGGATGATTCCAAGCCTCTTTGCCTTTAGCCTCCTTCAATGCCTCAATAGATTTTTACAGACACAGAACAATGTGTTTCCAATGATGATAAGCTCTGGCATCACAGCTTTTCTTCACATTATGGTTTGTTGGGcactttgttttaaatttggaCTAGGAAACAAAGGTGCAGCGTTGGCGATTAGTATTTCGAATTGGGTTAATGTGTTGTTATTGGCAAGTTATGTGAAGTTCTCGTTGGCCTGCAAGAACACTTGGACAGGATTTTCAGAAGAGGCATTGCATGACATTTTCAGCTTTATCAAACTTGCCATTCCATCAGCTATAATGATATg CTTCGAATATTGGTCCTTTGAAATGGTTGTTCTCTTATCTGGTCTTCTACCAAACCCAAAACTAGAAACATCTGTGTTATCAATAAG CCTTAACACATGTTGGATGGTCTATATGATATCAGTTGGCCTTGGCAGTGCAATAAG CACAAGAGTGTCAAATGAATTGGGTGCCGGACGACCACAAGGTGCCCAATTAGCCCTAAGAGTCATGACCATAATGGCTTTATCAGAGGGTGCTGCCATAGCAACAGCTACAGTTTTGGTACGCTATGTTTGGGGAAAGCTCTACAGCAACGAGAATGAAGTGATCATATATGTTGCTAAAATGATGCCACTGCTTGCACTATCTGACTTCTTGGATGGATTTCAATGTGTGCTTTCAG GAGCTGCCAGAGGCTGTGGATGGCAAAATCTTTGTGTTCTTATAAACCTTGGCGCTTACTATGTTGTGGGAATTCCTACTGCTGTGCTGTTTGCTTTCATCCTCCATATTGGAGGTATG GGGCTTTGGATGGGAATCATTTGTGGACTTCTTGTTCAAGTTACAGCCCTTGTTGCGGTAAATGTGTGCACTGATTGGTATGAGGAG GCAACGAAAGCTGCAAATAGAGTTCAAAATACAGTCCTAGTCATTGACAAGGCAACATAG
- the LOC18792153 gene encoding protein DETOXIFICATION 16 isoform X3, which yields MKRESKSNDISRALYSIYAEFQVAKMLFFLRMAEVSASVKTPLIPNQERSHELEGATISQQGFRRGDFVEEAKLQLWLAGPLIAVSLLQYSLQVTSVMYVGHLGELALSSASMASSFASVTGFSVLLGMGSALETLCGQAYGAKQYNMLGVHMQRAMLTLLVVSIPLALIWFYTSTILMALGQDHEISTEAGTFNQWMIPSLFAFSLLQCLNRFLQTQNNVFPMMISSGITAFLHIMVCWALCFKFGLGNKGAALAISISNWVNVLLLASYVKFSLACKNTWTGFSEEALHDIFSFIKLAIPSAIMICFEYWSFEMVVLLSGLLPNPKLETSVLSISLNTCWMVYMISVGLGSAISTRVSNELGAGRPQGAQLALRVMTIMALSEGAAIATATVLVRYVWGKLYSNENEVIIYVAKMMPLLALSDFLDGFQCVLSGAARGCGWQNLCVLINLGAYYVVGIPTAVLFAFILHIGGALDGNHLWTSCSSYSPCCGKCVH from the exons ATGAAGAGAGAAAGCAAAAGTAATGACATTTCACGAGCATTATATAGCATATACGCagag TTTCAAGTGGCAAAGATGCTATTTTTTCTCAGAATGGCAGAAGTGAGCGCAAGTGTTAAGACTCCTCTAATTCCAAACCAAGAAAGAAGCCATGAATTAGAGGGTGCAACCATATCCCAACAAGGATTTAGAAGAGGGGATTTTGTTGAAGAAGCAAAATTGCAACTGTGGCTAGCCGGGCCTCTTATTGCAGTTAGCTTGTTGCAGTACAGTTTACAAGTCACATCAGTCATGTATGTTGGTCATCTTGGAGAGTTGGCACTTTCCAGTGCTTCCATGGCCTCTTCCTTTGCTTCAGTCACAGGATTCAGTGTCTTG TTGGGAATGGGAAGTGCATTAGAGACACTATGTGGACAAGCCTATGGAGCCAAACAGTACAACATGCTTGGAGTTCACATGCAAAGAGCAATGCTAACATTATTGGTAGTAAGCATTCCCCTAGCGCTCATTTGGTTTTACACAAGCACCATTCTCATGGCTCTAGGCCAAGACCACGAGATATCGACTGAAGCAGGAACTTTCAACCAGTGGATGATTCCAAGCCTCTTTGCCTTTAGCCTCCTTCAATGCCTCAATAGATTTTTACAGACACAGAACAATGTGTTTCCAATGATGATAAGCTCTGGCATCACAGCTTTTCTTCACATTATGGTTTGTTGGGcactttgttttaaatttggaCTAGGAAACAAAGGTGCAGCGTTGGCGATTAGTATTTCGAATTGGGTTAATGTGTTGTTATTGGCAAGTTATGTGAAGTTCTCGTTGGCCTGCAAGAACACTTGGACAGGATTTTCAGAAGAGGCATTGCATGACATTTTCAGCTTTATCAAACTTGCCATTCCATCAGCTATAATGATATg CTTCGAATATTGGTCCTTTGAAATGGTTGTTCTCTTATCTGGTCTTCTACCAAACCCAAAACTAGAAACATCTGTGTTATCAATAAG CCTTAACACATGTTGGATGGTCTATATGATATCAGTTGGCCTTGGCAGTGCAATAAG CACAAGAGTGTCAAATGAATTGGGTGCCGGACGACCACAAGGTGCCCAATTAGCCCTAAGAGTCATGACCATAATGGCTTTATCAGAGGGTGCTGCCATAGCAACAGCTACAGTTTTGGTACGCTATGTTTGGGGAAAGCTCTACAGCAACGAGAATGAAGTGATCATATATGTTGCTAAAATGATGCCACTGCTTGCACTATCTGACTTCTTGGATGGATTTCAATGTGTGCTTTCAG GAGCTGCCAGAGGCTGTGGATGGCAAAATCTTTGTGTTCTTATAAACCTTGGCGCTTACTATGTTGTGGGAATTCCTACTGCTGTGCTGTTTGCTTTCATCCTCCATATTGGAG GGGCTTTGGATGGGAATCATTTGTGGACTTCTTGTTCAAGTTACAGCCCTTGTTGCGGTAAATGTGTGCACTGA
- the LOC18792153 gene encoding protein DETOXIFICATION 16 isoform X2, producing MTFHEHYIAYTQRMAEVSASVKTPLIPNQERSHELEGATISQQGFRRGDFVEEAKLQLWLAGPLIAVSLLQYSLQVTSVMYVGHLGELALSSASMASSFASVTGFSVLLGMGSALETLCGQAYGAKQYNMLGVHMQRAMLTLLVVSIPLALIWFYTSTILMALGQDHEISTEAGTFNQWMIPSLFAFSLLQCLNRFLQTQNNVFPMMISSGITAFLHIMVCWALCFKFGLGNKGAALAISISNWVNVLLLASYVKFSLACKNTWTGFSEEALHDIFSFIKLAIPSAIMICFEYWSFEMVVLLSGLLPNPKLETSVLSISLNTCWMVYMISVGLGSAISTRVSNELGAGRPQGAQLALRVMTIMALSEGAAIATATVLVRYVWGKLYSNENEVIIYVAKMMPLLALSDFLDGFQCVLSGAARGCGWQNLCVLINLGAYYVVGIPTAVLFAFILHIGGMGLWMGIICGLLVQVTALVAVNVCTDWYEEATKAANRVQNTVLVIDKAT from the exons ATGACATTTCACGAGCATTATATAGCATATACGCagag AATGGCAGAAGTGAGCGCAAGTGTTAAGACTCCTCTAATTCCAAACCAAGAAAGAAGCCATGAATTAGAGGGTGCAACCATATCCCAACAAGGATTTAGAAGAGGGGATTTTGTTGAAGAAGCAAAATTGCAACTGTGGCTAGCCGGGCCTCTTATTGCAGTTAGCTTGTTGCAGTACAGTTTACAAGTCACATCAGTCATGTATGTTGGTCATCTTGGAGAGTTGGCACTTTCCAGTGCTTCCATGGCCTCTTCCTTTGCTTCAGTCACAGGATTCAGTGTCTTG TTGGGAATGGGAAGTGCATTAGAGACACTATGTGGACAAGCCTATGGAGCCAAACAGTACAACATGCTTGGAGTTCACATGCAAAGAGCAATGCTAACATTATTGGTAGTAAGCATTCCCCTAGCGCTCATTTGGTTTTACACAAGCACCATTCTCATGGCTCTAGGCCAAGACCACGAGATATCGACTGAAGCAGGAACTTTCAACCAGTGGATGATTCCAAGCCTCTTTGCCTTTAGCCTCCTTCAATGCCTCAATAGATTTTTACAGACACAGAACAATGTGTTTCCAATGATGATAAGCTCTGGCATCACAGCTTTTCTTCACATTATGGTTTGTTGGGcactttgttttaaatttggaCTAGGAAACAAAGGTGCAGCGTTGGCGATTAGTATTTCGAATTGGGTTAATGTGTTGTTATTGGCAAGTTATGTGAAGTTCTCGTTGGCCTGCAAGAACACTTGGACAGGATTTTCAGAAGAGGCATTGCATGACATTTTCAGCTTTATCAAACTTGCCATTCCATCAGCTATAATGATATg CTTCGAATATTGGTCCTTTGAAATGGTTGTTCTCTTATCTGGTCTTCTACCAAACCCAAAACTAGAAACATCTGTGTTATCAATAAG CCTTAACACATGTTGGATGGTCTATATGATATCAGTTGGCCTTGGCAGTGCAATAAG CACAAGAGTGTCAAATGAATTGGGTGCCGGACGACCACAAGGTGCCCAATTAGCCCTAAGAGTCATGACCATAATGGCTTTATCAGAGGGTGCTGCCATAGCAACAGCTACAGTTTTGGTACGCTATGTTTGGGGAAAGCTCTACAGCAACGAGAATGAAGTGATCATATATGTTGCTAAAATGATGCCACTGCTTGCACTATCTGACTTCTTGGATGGATTTCAATGTGTGCTTTCAG GAGCTGCCAGAGGCTGTGGATGGCAAAATCTTTGTGTTCTTATAAACCTTGGCGCTTACTATGTTGTGGGAATTCCTACTGCTGTGCTGTTTGCTTTCATCCTCCATATTGGAGGTATG GGGCTTTGGATGGGAATCATTTGTGGACTTCTTGTTCAAGTTACAGCCCTTGTTGCGGTAAATGTGTGCACTGATTGGTATGAGGAG GCAACGAAAGCTGCAAATAGAGTTCAAAATACAGTCCTAGTCATTGACAAGGCAACATAG
- the LOC18790593 gene encoding probable histone chaperone ASF1A, translated as MSAVNLTNVAVLDNPAAFLSPFQFEISYECLTPLKDDLEWKLIYVGSAEDETYDQLLESVLVGPVNVGNYRFVFQADPPDPSKIREEDIIGVTVLLLTCSYLGQEFVRVGYYVNNDYDDEQLREEPPSKVLVDRVQRNILADKPRVTKFPINFHPENNEHEEQAPHSPDHGTETKQPPPSPDRATEANIKGEERPLSPVSSVRVQ; from the exons ATGAGCGCCGTCAACCTTACAAACGTTGCCGTTCTGGACAACCCGGCCGCTTTCCTCAGCCCTTTTCAGTTCGAAATCTCATACGAGTGCTTGACTCCCCTCAAAGACG ACTTGGAATGGAAGCTCATATATGTGGGATCTGCTGAAGATGAGACTTATGACCAACTATTGGAGAGTGTGCTTGTTGGTCCTGTCAATGTTGGAAACTACCGTTTTGTCTTTCAG GCAGACCCTCCAGATCCGTCAAAAATACGCGAGGAAGATATCATTGGTGTCACTGTACTGCTATTGACATGTTCTTATCTGGGGCAGGAGTTTGTTAGAGTGGGGTACTATGTGAACaatgattatgatgatgaaCAGCTAAGGGAGGAACCTCCCTCTAAGGTGTTGGTTGATAGGGTTCAGAGAAACATTTTGGCTGACAAGCCTAGAGTCACAAAGTTCCCTATTAATTTTCATCCCGAGAACAATGAACATGAGGAGCAGGCCCCTCATTCCCCTGATCATGGAACTGAAACAAAGCAGCCCCCTCCTTCGCCTGATCGTGCAACTGAAGCAAACATTAAGGGAGAAGAACGACCCCTATCACCTGTATCATCTGTCCGTGTGCAGTAG